A part of Chanodichthys erythropterus isolate Z2021 chromosome 4, ASM2448905v1, whole genome shotgun sequence genomic DNA contains:
- the zmp:0000001074 gene encoding desmoglein-2.1: protein MRTGPPTQRRSTRGFNVMFAEGSTSILSTGECWTGSQKRRHKREWIVPVKKITENVDYSNEPYVSKIQSDLDQNEPLRYSLRGPGIDQPPVGYFVVDEYKGWIRIIRPLDREERQNYTLIGTAWYLNNSIAEDNIKINMVVEDQNDNPPVFIKPERSSIYEGSRVGTIVTQVVAKDADDPKTDHTKIAYSLIKQEPNNGQLFFAVNKDSGIISVSNQALDREEHTLYSLTVQAADMYGDAKGNSATTTVYVDILDVNDNIPTLEKDEFSVSIDENEAPIEVLKIQALDNDEERTDNWLAVFEITSGNEDGRFSIKTDPKTNVGTLYLNKPVDFESASNLKLNLAVANKADPGAPLGSGAGAGGSNTGAAGASGAGGQSGGSGAGGQSGGSGSGGQSGASGAGGHSGGSGASGQGSGAGTGFLFLSGSSVSKKKSYLVNISVRNKPEGPKFKPRVKPISVSENTKSSIPTVIDTYTAVEEDTGKPAEKVKYAKGYDPDNWISINMDTAEIKLNKVPDRESPYVVNGTYYAKILCITDELPSLTSTGTIALQVEDMNDNCPKLLDNVQTICSDTRVVNITAEDTDFYPNGAPLEFRLIQEKTKGKWNVQQINDVSASLLAEDDLWPGFYEITMEIRDMQGLTCPDEQVLKLEVCTCSEGVVCGAKLAAVGLQTSSATLGAPGIAFLILGFLCLILVPMALIKCECGGSAGIHFIDMPFETKQHLMSYSTEGKGEDGDVLLMSTPPKLNNGGGDGIKMFKEPLRMVADSFHHSGKVPELNQPVFNSSKMVGMMPESAYGGFYYDTDGVDMENSARHQEEHEVLFNPAIKCRYIQDCDSLEEGLKEYDYEGEGSVISSIGNCSYNESNDDLEFLNNLGSKFTTLAEVCGFRRTQSMPQADPKVTVNTVETTPTVTVNAVETTATTTAFTAVSSNHMTNTDQPSPVETTVKSPLVQTAPSQGMVVQEPMYYGFNQPMQNNVLLSGDGFGQGVYIMNGTPEADRLLTQGNGHALAHLASGQQVIIGDSIPYSQIGPQSPVMINQGLGEANSAVIQNLSPTTNLVMMPQQQLHGTGSLQMVNVPMGSFVSGESGQGRVTLLDGSANGGMVLVGGTNHRSMSPQQFYTISSQDMSGPVHMNQRAIDGSFSNAQNDGQGKVRIIESLVNGGNVLVGGPGAPNLVSMPQIANGQANSQLLLNGPFSSAQNIVSGEGGERLLVSGSSIPEGPINGGSLMVAGTGQYPVSMSAGTPNLMSMPQVATGQVNNSQLLVGGPFSSVQNIVAGEGGQSRLLVNGPIQRPLVMRQGAPSPAGLPQVANKQLFRSTASKILTSMVMTPKSRGLVKN from the exons ATCCAATCAGACCTTGACCAGAATGAGCCACTGCGCTACAGTCTGAGGGGTCCAGGAATTGACCAGCCACCTGTCGGTTATTTCGTGGTAGACGAGTACAAAGGGTGGATTCGCATCATACGGCCTCTGGATCGTGAGGAGAGACAAAACTACACT CTTATTGGCACTGCATGGTACCTTAACAACTCCATAGCTgaagataatattaaaataaacatggtCGTGGAGGACCAGAATGATAACCCACCAGTTTTCATCAAGCCTGAACGAAGCAGCATTTACGAGGGGAGTCGAGTTG GGACTATTGTTACACAAGTTGTGGCCAAAGATGCAGATGACCCAAAAACTGATCACACTAAGATAGCGTACAGCTTAATCAAACAAGAGCCAAACAACGGCCAGCTTTTCTTTGCTGTAAATAAAGACAGTGGAATAATCTCTGTGAGCAACCAAGCACTTGACAGAGAG GAACACACCTTGTATAGTCTTACAGTGCAAGCTGCTGACATGTATGGAGATGCTAAAGGAAATTCTGCTACAACTACTGTATACGTAGACATCCTGGATGTTAATGACAATATTCCCACTTTGGAGAAGGATGAG TTTTCAGTAAGCATTGATGAGAATGAGGCACCCATTGAGGTTTTAAAGATCCAGGCACTGGATAACGATGAAGAAAGGACAGACAATTGGTTGGCCGTGTTTGAAATAACCTCTGGAAACGAGGATGGACGTTTCTCCATTAAAACTGATCCGAAGACAAATGTGGGTACTTTGTACCTGAACAag CCTGTTGACTTTGAGTCAGCATCTAATCTGAAACTGAACCTAGCTGTTGCAAACAAAGCTGATCCAGGAGCACCTTTAGGGAGTGGAGCAGGAGCAGGAGGTTCAAACACTGGTGCTGCTGGAGCTTCTGGAGCCGGTGGTCAATCTGGAGGATCTGGAGCTGGTGGTCAATCTGGAGGATCTGGATCTGGTGGTCAATCTGGAGCTTCGGGAGCTGGTGGTCATTCTGGAGGATCTGGAGCCAGTGGTCAGGGGTCTGGAGCTGGAACTGGATTCCTGTTTTTGTCAGGCTCCAGCGTGTCCAAGAAAAAGTCATACTTAGTGAATATTAGTGTGAGAAACAAACCGGAAGGCCCAAAGTTCAAGCCACGGGTCAAGCCTATATCTGTATCTGAAAACACCAAAAGTTCTATTCCAACAGTAATTGACACCTACACTGCTGTAGAAGAAGACACAGGGAAACCAGCAGAAAAAGTCAA ATATGCAAAGGGATATGACCCTGACAACTGGATTTCTATTAACATGGACACTGCTGAGATTAAACTCAACAAGGTACCAGATCGTGAGTCTCCATATGTGGTAAATGGGACCTACTATGCCAAGATCCTCTGCATTACAGATG AGCTGCCCTCTCTGACGTCTACAGGAACTATAGCCTTGCAGGTGGAGGACATGAATGATAACTGCCCCAAACTCCTTGATAATGTGCAGACCATCTGCAGTGATACCAGAGTAGTAAATATCACAGCAGAAGATACTGATTTCTATCCCAACGGAGCTCCACTGGAGTTCAGATTGATACAAGAGAAGACAAAAGGCAAATGGAACGTGCAGCAAATAAATG ATGTAAGTGCTTCACTGCTCGCTGAAGATGACTTATGGCCTGGTTTTTATGAAATCACCATGGAGATCAGAGACATGCAAGGACTGACCTGCCCCGATGAGCAAGTCCTCAAGTTAGAGGTTTGCACCTGCTCTGAAGGAGTGGTTTGTGGTGCAAAATTGGCAGCAGTAGGCCTACAGACCTCATCAGCCACTCTTGGAGCACCAGGAATTGCTTTCCTGATTCTAGGATTCCTCTGCCTAATCT TGGTGCCCATGGCCTTAATAAAATGTGAATGTGGTGGGAGTGCTGGAATACATTTTATTGACATGCCATTTGAAACCAAGCAACACCTTATGTCCTATAGCACAGAGGGAAAAGGAGAAgatggg GATGTTCTTCTGATGAGCACCCCACCAAAACTCAACAATGGAGGGGGTGATggaataaaaatgttcaaagaACCTTTGAGAATGGTGGCGGATTCATTCCATCATTCCGGGAAAGTCCCAGAATTAAACCAACCTGTCTTTAACAGTTCTAAAATGGTAGGAATGATGCCAGAGAGTGCATATGGAGGCTTTTACTATGATACTGATGGAGTAGACATGGAAAACTCTGCCAGGCATCAAGAAGAACACGAGGTCTTGTTTAATCCAGCAATC aaatgtAGGTATATACAAGACTGTGATTCTCTGGAGGAAGGATTGAAGGAGTATGATTATGAGGGTGAAGGATCTGTTATCAGTTCTATTGGCAACTGCAGCTACAACGAGTCCAACGATGACCTGGAGTTCTTGAACAACCTTGGTTCAAAGTTCACCACCTTGGCTGAGGTCTGTGGATTTAGACGGACTCAATCTATGCCTCAGGCTGACCCAAAAGTTACTGTAAATACTGTTGAGACAACACCAACAGTTACTGTAAATGCTGTTGAGACAACAGCAACCACAACGGCATTTACTGCAGTATCTTCCAATCATATGACCAACACTGACCAGCCCAGTCCTGTGGAAACAACTGTTAAGTCACCACTTGTCCAAACGGCACCTAGTCAGGGGATGGTCGTACAGGAGCCTATGTACTATGGGTTCAACCAACCAATGCAAAACAATGTTTTGTTGTCTGGGGATGGATTTGGGCAAGGTGTTTACATAATGAATGGCACTCCAGAAGCTGACAGACTTCTCACTCAAGGTAACGGCCATGCACTTGCACATTTAGCTAGTGGACAGCAGGTTATCATTGGTGATTCCATCCCGTACTCTCAAATTGGACCTCAAAGTCCAGTCATGATTAATCAAGGGTTAGGTGAAGCTAATTCTGCGGTAATCCAGAACCTTTCACCAACTACAAACCTTGTAATGATGCCACAGCAACAACTACATGGAACTGGTTCACTACAGATGGTAAATGTACCTATGGGATCGTTTGTATCAGGGGAGAGTGGGCAGGGTAGAGTAACTCTTCTAGATGGTTCAGCCAATGGAGGTATGGTATTAGTTGGAGGTACAAATCATCGTTCCATGAGCCCACAACAATTTTACACAATAAGTTCTCAAGATATGAGTGGGCCAGTACACATGAACCAAAGAGCAATTGATGGCTCATTTTCCAATGCACAGAATGATGGACAAGGGAAAGTAAGAATTATAGAGAGTCTTGTCAATGGAGGTAATGTTTTAGTAGGAGGCCCAGGAGCACCAAACCTAGTGAGCATGCCTCAAATTGCAAATGGTCAAGCAAACAGCCAGCTATTATTAAATGGTCCTTTCTCCAGTGCTCAGAATATTGTATCAGGAGAAGGTGGAGAGAGACTGTTGGTTAGTGGTTCTTCTATTCCAGAGGGTCCCATCAATGGAGGTAGCTTAATGGTTGCAGGTACAGGACAGTATCCTGTGTCCATGAGTGCGGGTACTCCAAACCTAATGAGCATGCCTCAAGTTGCAACTGGACAGGTAAATAACAGTCAGCTATTAGTAGGTGGTCCCTTCTCGAGTGTTCAGAACATTGTAGCAGGAGAAGGTGGACAGAGTAGACTATTGGTTAATGGTCCAATTCAACGTCCACTTGTCATGAGACAAGGAGCACCTAGTCCTGCAGGACTGCCTCAGGTGGCAAACAAACAGTTATTCCGCTCTACAGCGTCCAAAATTCTGACGTCAatggttatgacaccaaaatcCAGAGGTCTTGTAAAAAATTAG